In one Caballeronia sp. M1242 genomic region, the following are encoded:
- a CDS encoding IlvD/Edd family dehydratase, with translation MSQQTPRRLRSQEWFDDPSHADMTALYVERFMNYGLTREELQSGRPIIGIAQTGSDLAPCNRHHIELAVRTKAGIRDAGGIPMEFPVHPLAEQSRRPTAALDRNLAYLGLVEIMHGFPLDGVVLTTGCDKTTPACLMAAATVDMPSIVLSGGPMLDGWYEGKRVGSGTVIWHARNLLAAGEIDYEGFMRLTTASSPSIGHCNTMGTALSMNSLAEALGMSLPTCASIPAAYRERGQMAYATGKRIVDMVREDMRPSKIMTRDAFINAIVVASALGASTNCPPHLIAIARHMGIELSLEDWQRYGEEIPLIVNCMPAGEYLGESFHRAGGVPAVLRQLDAAGLLRRGCLTVSGRKIGEIADEAPVADQDVIRTADEPLMHGAGFMVLSGNFFDSAIMKMSVVGEAFRKTYLSEPGAENVFEARAIVFDGPEDYHARINDPSLEIDEHCILVIRGCGTVGYPGSAEVVNMAPPADLIKRGVDSLPCMGDGRQSGTSASPSILNMSPEAAVGGGLALLRTNDRIRVDLNARSVNVLIDEAELQSRSKDAAFAVPVAQTPWQELYRQTVGQLSTGGCLEPATLYLKVIETRGNPRHSH, from the coding sequence ATGTCCCAACAGACACCCCGCCGCCTGCGCAGTCAGGAATGGTTCGACGACCCTTCGCATGCCGACATGACCGCGCTATATGTCGAGCGGTTCATGAACTACGGTCTCACGCGCGAAGAGTTGCAGTCGGGCCGGCCGATCATCGGCATTGCGCAGACCGGCAGCGACCTTGCGCCGTGCAATCGGCATCACATCGAGCTTGCGGTGCGCACGAAAGCTGGTATCCGCGATGCGGGCGGCATTCCGATGGAATTCCCCGTGCATCCGCTCGCCGAGCAGAGTCGCCGCCCGACCGCCGCGCTGGATCGCAATCTCGCTTATCTCGGCCTCGTCGAGATCATGCATGGGTTTCCGCTCGATGGCGTCGTGCTGACGACCGGTTGCGACAAGACCACGCCCGCCTGCCTGATGGCGGCGGCAACGGTCGACATGCCGTCGATCGTGCTCTCCGGCGGCCCGATGCTCGACGGCTGGTATGAAGGCAAGCGCGTCGGCTCCGGCACGGTCATCTGGCATGCGCGCAATTTGCTCGCGGCCGGCGAGATCGACTACGAAGGCTTCATGCGCCTGACGACGGCTTCGTCGCCTTCGATTGGGCACTGCAACACGATGGGCACCGCGCTCTCGATGAACAGCCTTGCCGAAGCGCTCGGCATGTCCTTGCCGACGTGCGCGAGCATTCCCGCCGCGTATCGCGAGCGCGGACAGATGGCGTACGCAACGGGCAAGCGCATCGTCGACATGGTGCGAGAGGACATGCGCCCGTCGAAGATCATGACGCGCGATGCGTTCATCAACGCGATCGTCGTGGCGTCCGCGCTCGGCGCGTCGACCAACTGCCCGCCGCATCTGATCGCGATTGCGCGGCACATGGGCATCGAACTGAGTCTGGAAGACTGGCAGCGTTACGGCGAAGAGATTCCGCTCATCGTCAACTGCATGCCCGCGGGCGAATATCTGGGCGAGAGCTTCCATCGCGCGGGCGGAGTGCCTGCCGTGCTGCGTCAACTGGATGCAGCGGGGCTTTTGCGTCGCGGTTGCCTTACCGTTTCCGGCCGCAAGATCGGCGAGATCGCCGATGAAGCGCCCGTCGCCGATCAGGACGTGATCCGTACCGCCGACGAACCGCTGATGCACGGCGCGGGCTTCATGGTCCTGTCGGGCAACTTCTTCGACAGCGCGATCATGAAGATGTCGGTGGTCGGCGAGGCATTCAGGAAGACGTATCTGAGCGAGCCGGGCGCCGAGAACGTGTTCGAAGCGCGTGCCATTGTCTTCGATGGCCCCGAGGACTATCACGCCCGCATCAACGACCCGTCGCTCGAAATCGACGAGCACTGCATTCTCGTCATTCGCGGCTGCGGCACGGTGGGTTATCCGGGAAGCGCGGAAGTGGTCAACATGGCGCCGCCCGCGGACCTGATCAAGCGAGGCGTCGATTCCCTGCCGTGCATGGGCGATGGCCGGCAAAGCGGCACGTCGGCAAGTCCGTCGATTCTCAACATGTCGCCGGAAGCAGCGGTCGGCGGCGGCCTCGCGCTGTTGCGCACCAACGACCGCATACGCGTCGATCTGAACGCGCGCTCCGTCAACGTGTTGATCGATGAAGCGGAACTGCAAAGCCGCAGCAAGGACGCGGCGTTTGCCGTGCCGGTCGCGCAAACGCCGTGGCAGGAGCTTTATCGGCAGACCGTGGGTCAGCTATCGACGGGCGGATGTCTCGAGCCCGCGACGCTCTACCTGAAGGTCATCGAAACGCGCGGCAATCCGCGGCATTCGCACTGA
- a CDS encoding LacI family DNA-binding transcriptional regulator — protein sequence MSDVARLAGVSKMTVSRVLAGHSVASATRERVQQAIDELGYVADAAAGALSSGRSEFVAVMVPSLASSNFSDTVRGLAAALEPHGLQLLIGDTDYHLDREESLIRSMLRHQPRCIALTGSRHTDATRTLLRRSGVPVVEMWDFPGDPIDAAVGFSNVNAAREMVRYLAERGHQRIGFVGGASELDRRGLDRLKGFRMEMKALGLDAERVVRLGESPITMSHGGPAIASLLAAWPDTQAVMCVSDMSAFGAIMECHRRGLSVPGDIAVAGFGNFEVAACCTPSITTVSVDAYGIGLRTGEVLLAALEEREQGAVKHASKRVRIAYQVLARESA from the coding sequence ATGTCGGACGTCGCGCGGCTTGCCGGCGTGTCTAAGATGACCGTGTCGCGCGTGCTGGCGGGTCATAGCGTTGCATCGGCGACGCGTGAACGCGTACAGCAGGCCATCGACGAACTCGGCTACGTGGCCGATGCCGCGGCAGGCGCGCTTTCCTCCGGGCGCTCCGAGTTCGTCGCGGTCATGGTGCCGTCGCTTGCCAGTTCCAACTTCTCCGATACCGTCCGCGGCCTCGCCGCCGCGCTGGAGCCGCACGGCCTGCAATTGTTGATCGGCGACACCGACTATCACCTCGACCGCGAAGAGAGCCTGATTCGCTCGATGCTGCGGCACCAGCCGCGCTGCATCGCGCTGACCGGCTCGCGTCATACGGATGCGACGCGCACCTTGCTGCGCCGCTCAGGCGTGCCTGTCGTCGAGATGTGGGACTTCCCGGGCGATCCCATCGATGCCGCGGTCGGCTTTTCCAACGTCAACGCCGCGCGCGAGATGGTGCGCTATCTCGCCGAGCGCGGCCATCAGCGCATCGGCTTCGTGGGCGGGGCGAGCGAACTCGATCGACGCGGCCTCGACCGCCTCAAGGGCTTTCGCATGGAGATGAAGGCCCTCGGTCTCGACGCTGAACGCGTCGTGCGTCTCGGGGAATCGCCGATTACGATGAGCCACGGCGGACCCGCCATCGCGTCGCTGCTCGCCGCGTGGCCGGACACGCAGGCCGTGATGTGCGTGAGCGACATGTCGGCCTTTGGCGCGATAATGGAGTGTCACCGGCGTGGGCTTTCGGTGCCCGGCGACATCGCGGTAGCCGGCTTCGGCAACTTCGAGGTCGCGGCATGTTGCACGCCTTCGATCACGACCGTATCCGTCGATGCGTATGGCATCGGCTTGCGCACGGGCGAGGTATTGCTGGCCGCGCTCGAAGAACGCGAACAGGGCGCCGTCAAGCACGCGAGCAAGCGGGTGCGAATCGCGTATCAGGTGCTGGCGCGAGAGAGCGCCTGA
- a CDS encoding DUF4148 domain-containing protein, whose translation MNTIAKVVLSVAAFVAPAFAFAQAQTGPVTRAQVKAELVQLERAGFSPATGENATYPADIQAAEAKVAARNAQEAYGGMHSGGGASGSMRRGGSSSAAADCVGPADFCVPFFGN comes from the coding sequence ATGAACACCATCGCTAAAGTTGTCTTGTCGGTCGCCGCTTTCGTCGCGCCGGCGTTTGCATTCGCTCAGGCCCAGACGGGCCCGGTGACTCGCGCACAAGTCAAGGCTGAACTCGTGCAGCTGGAGCGGGCCGGATTCTCGCCGGCCACGGGAGAGAACGCGACGTACCCCGCGGACATTCAGGCGGCGGAGGCCAAGGTCGCAGCGCGGAATGCGCAAGAGGCTTACGGCGGCATGCATTCGGGCGGAGGTGCCTCGGGGTCTATGCGGCGCGGCGGCTCGTCGTCTGCGGCGGCGGATTGCGTCGGTCCGGCGGACTTCTGCGTACCATTCTTCGGAAACTGA